The segment GCACTCAAGGGGAAATGCATACATCAGCTATCGATTGAACGATTTTATTTTACAGGATGCATCGTATTTAAAGATCAGGAACATCGAGTTGTCATGGAACCTGCCAAAGAGTTGGTTGAGTGCTATGAAGATCGAAGGGTTGCGAATATACGTGACAGGACAGAATCTATTTACATGGACGAAGTATAAAATGTATTTAGATCCTGAGAATATCAATCTGTCGAATACTGATTTTTCCAAACAGTCAATTTACCCCACATCGAGGATTTACAACTTCGGGGTTAATCTTCAACTTTAAAATGAGTTCAAATGAAAGCTGCTATATATATATCATTGAACGTGTTGTTCCTGTTTTGCTTTGCTTCCTGCACCAAGAACTTTCTTGACAGAGCTCCAAGCGTAAACCTTTCAGAAGAAAAGATATTTGCCGATCCTGTATTGGCATCACAATATTCTGATAATGCCTACAATCATTTAATTGACGAGTATGCACGTTTTAATGCACACCGTGGTATTACCGGCCAGGCTGCAGATGAAGCGGTATCCGGCAACAACGAAATATCCATCCGTACATTAACAAACGGTACTTATCATGATCATTACGAAAGAGGCGGAGCATCCTTAAATGATATTGGTGATGTTTGGTCGAGAGCTTATGCAGGTATTCGTGTAACAAATACCATGTTGGCAAAGATGGATAATGTTCCATGGACAGTAAATCAATCGCCTGACAGAATTAAAGGAGAAATGTATTTCATCCGTGCATTTCTATATTTTGAATTGATCAAGCGATTTGGTGGTGTGATCATTGTAGACAAAGTATATGGTCCGAATGAGGATATTGATTTGCCAAGAAATACGTACACAGAATGTGTGAATTTTATTTTAGCTGATCTTGAGAAAGCCGAACCATTATTGCCGGATGATTATCCGCAATCAAATTATGGCCGTGCAACAAATGGTGCTGCAAAAGCACTCAGGTCCCGTTTATTATTATTTGCTGCGAGCCGTTTGAATAATGAAACAAATGATTTAACGAAGTGGGCTGCCGCAGCTGCTGCTGCTAAATCATTGATTGATTTGAACCGTTATTCATTGCAGGCAACGTATACAGATATTCTCAACGTAACAACATCTCCTGAATACATCATGATCAAGATCAGGGGACCAAGAACAATCGATGGGTTTCTGTTAGACTTTGCCATGTCGCCCGGTTCCGGTGGTGCACAGGGCCAACTGAACCCAACACAAAATCATGTTGATCTCTACGAAATGAAACCAACAGGTTTGCTTCCAGCTGATCCTGCATCAGGTTACGATCCGCAAAATCCATATGCAAACCGTGATCCCCGTTTTTATGCCAATATCTTATACAATGATGCACCATGGCAGGGTAGAAGAATACAAATGTGGAGTGGAGGCAGAGATTATCTTACTGGTAATGTTACGTACACAGCTACCCGTTATTACAGCAGAAAATTGTGGCCAGAGCCATACATCAGAAACGTAGCAGGAACAGCCGTACTTAATTATATTCATTTCCGTTATGCAGAAATTTTATTGAATTAT is part of the Lacibacter sediminis genome and harbors:
- a CDS encoding RagB/SusD family nutrient uptake outer membrane protein; amino-acid sequence: MKAAIYISLNVLFLFCFASCTKNFLDRAPSVNLSEEKIFADPVLASQYSDNAYNHLIDEYARFNAHRGITGQAADEAVSGNNEISIRTLTNGTYHDHYERGGASLNDIGDVWSRAYAGIRVTNTMLAKMDNVPWTVNQSPDRIKGEMYFIRAFLYFELIKRFGGVIIVDKVYGPNEDIDLPRNTYTECVNFILADLEKAEPLLPDDYPQSNYGRATNGAAKALRSRLLLFAASRLNNETNDLTKWAAAAAAAKSLIDLNRYSLQATYTDILNVTTSPEYIMIKIRGPRTIDGFLLDFAMSPGSGGAQGQLNPTQNHVDLYEMKPTGLLPADPASGYDPQNPYANRDPRFYANILYNDAPWQGRRIQMWSGGRDYLTGNVTYTATRYYSRKLWPEPYIRNVAGTAVLNYIHFRYAEILLNYAEAQNEAVGPDASVYDAINQIRARTSVAMPPLPAGLTQAQMRQRIRNERAVELAFEDFRWYDIMRWKAGPEIVAQPMYGMNVVRNSNGTFTYNKELLPANMQKVYLDYMHRYPIPRNEIFKSKGILLQNTGW